One Aerosakkonema funiforme FACHB-1375 DNA segment encodes these proteins:
- a CDS encoding tetratricopeptide repeat protein gives MNKQQRNRGRILSDRGWDKLQDTLRKKFHGQHTIEKIEDLTKPHNNPKSIRTLSTDTVSKILRREEGVDKRSIQALFAALGLTLEESDHIPPPKEAITKEDPNFVGREGAIAYLHNLIQQGAKAIVIHGKGGIGKTTLAWQFLNTQGFDKILDLRMAKETQNITSAESIIEEWLRRYFDEEPGREFGVTLDRLRQHLRNPKQRIGILIDNLEPALDGNGRCIEAHRKYVELFTALADPAVQSVTLITSRECLRESSVTVEYYRLEGLDIAAWEKFFNSRNIQIDTEVLNAMHQAYGGNAKAMDIFRGAIKEFNNNLVAYWQANKDDLLIERELEGLVVSQFNRLQQLDLSAYKLLCRLGCYRYQDVPRVPIEGLFCLLWDVQDSQHRRVIKSLRDRSLVEFCNQEYWLHPVIRAEAVKRLRESEDWETGNRKAAEFWTESLKTVENLEDALKAFEAYYHYVEINDYEQAGAVIVKDINKNQLIAVENLGTTCWRLGLLQQTILAITPIINHINDPYCLINLNIIMGYLYNLIGELNKAIKYHQESSRIATEYLESNSENTLETKKRKYFKSRKAVFLINIGLCKIDLWELEEAMKHFEECLLISKNTEFNIYSADACFCLAFLKSCLGFEQEAYYLAEKAYQQLLITEVTEWTKGYSLLFLGKTYKNLEETEKSFEMYRRAISFAKEIGYTQVKAKALYGLAELYREQRDFTTALSHHTESIELLEKIGAKCDLAEAYYQLALTYQKMGDTEKSQPNFQQAIKLFTEMEAPKQVEKVQRAMENR, from the coding sequence ATGAATAAGCAGCAACGAAATCGGGGACGTATACTGAGCGATCGCGGTTGGGATAAACTGCAAGATACGCTGAGAAAAAAGTTTCATGGTCAGCATACGATAGAAAAGATAGAAGATCTAACTAAGCCTCACAATAATCCAAAGTCTATAAGGACTTTGAGTACCGATACCGTTTCTAAGATATTGCGGAGGGAAGAAGGAGTTGATAAAAGGTCTATCCAGGCATTGTTCGCAGCTTTGGGGTTAACACTGGAGGAAAGCGACCATATTCCTCCGCCTAAAGAGGCTATAACCAAGGAAGATCCGAATTTTGTGGGGCGGGAGGGTGCGATCGCATATCTCCACAACCTAATCCAACAAGGTGCAAAAGCGATCGTCATTCACGGTAAAGGCGGTATCGGCAAAACAACGCTGGCGTGGCAATTCCTCAACACGCAGGGATTCGATAAAATACTCGATCTGCGGATGGCAAAGGAAACTCAAAATATTACCTCTGCCGAAAGTATAATTGAGGAATGGCTGCGGCGATATTTTGATGAAGAACCAGGGCGAGAATTTGGCGTTACCCTGGATAGATTGAGGCAGCATTTGCGAAATCCCAAGCAAAGAATAGGCATATTAATTGATAACCTGGAACCAGCACTAGATGGAAATGGCAGGTGCATCGAAGCGCATCGAAAATATGTAGAATTATTCACTGCTTTAGCCGATCCAGCAGTGCAATCTGTTACCCTAATTACCAGCCGCGAATGCCTGCGCGAATCATCGGTAACAGTTGAGTATTATCGCTTAGAAGGTTTGGATATCGCCGCATGGGAAAAGTTTTTTAATAGCCGCAATATTCAGATAGATACAGAAGTGCTGAATGCCATGCACCAAGCTTATGGGGGAAATGCCAAAGCTATGGACATTTTCCGTGGTGCGATTAAGGAGTTTAACAATAATTTAGTCGCTTATTGGCAAGCAAATAAAGATGATTTGTTGATTGAGAGAGAATTAGAAGGTTTAGTTGTTAGTCAATTTAATCGTTTGCAACAACTGGATTTATCTGCTTATAAACTTCTCTGCCGTTTGGGATGTTATCGATATCAAGATGTTCCAAGAGTTCCGATTGAAGGTTTGTTTTGTTTACTTTGGGATGTGCAAGATAGTCAACATCGACGGGTAATTAAATCGTTGAGAGATAGGTCTTTAGTCGAATTTTGTAATCAAGAATATTGGCTGCATCCAGTGATTCGGGCAGAAGCGGTAAAAAGATTGAGGGAAAGTGAAGATTGGGAGACAGGGAATCGGAAAGCTGCTGAGTTTTGGACGGAGAGTCTGAAGACGGTTGAAAATTTAGAGGATGCACTGAAAGCTTTTGAGGCTTACTATCATTATGTAGAGATTAATGATTATGAGCAAGCTGGGGCTGTGATTGTAAAAGATATAAATAAGAATCAGCTAATTGCTGTAGAAAACCTTGGTACTACTTGTTGGAGGCTGGGTTTATTACAACAAACTATTTTGGCAATAACTCCTATAATCAACCACATTAATGATCCCTACTGCTTGATAAATTTAAATATTATAATGGGCTATTTATATAATTTAATTGGTGAACTTAATAAAGCTATTAAGTATCATCAAGAATCGAGCAGGATAGCCACTGAATATTTAGAATCTAACTCTGAAAATACTTTAGAAACAAAAAAGCGCAAGTATTTTAAAAGTAGAAAGGCAGTTTTTTTAATAAATATAGGTCTTTGTAAAATAGATCTTTGGGAGCTTGAAGAAGCTATGAAACACTTTGAAGAATGTTTATTAATTTCAAAAAATACAGAATTTAATATCTATTCAGCGGACGCTTGTTTTTGCTTGGCGTTCCTGAAGTCTTGCTTGGGTTTTGAACAAGAAGCATATTATTTGGCAGAAAAAGCTTATCAGCAACTTTTAATAACAGAGGTTACCGAATGGACTAAAGGCTATAGCTTACTATTTTTAGGAAAAACTTATAAAAATTTAGAAGAAACTGAAAAGTCTTTTGAGATGTACCGCAGAGCTATTTCATTTGCTAAGGAAATCGGTTACACTCAAGTAAAAGCAAAAGCTCTCTATGGTCTAGCAGAACTTTATCGAGAACAGAGAGATTTTACAACCGCACTTTCTCATCATACAGAATCAATAGAACTCCTAGAAAAAATAGGCGCTAAATGCGACTTAGCCGAAGCTTACTATCAACTTGCCTTAACTTATCAAAAAATGGGTGACACCGAAAAAAGTCAGCCAAATTTTCAACAAGCAATTAAACTCTTCACCGAAATGGAAGCACCCAAGCAAGTTGAGAAAGTGCAACGGGCGATGGAAAATAGGTAA
- a CDS encoding dipeptide epimerase produces the protein MQIRIQTFTVNKRFPLTISRGTTAQTTNVWVEIESDGIVGWGEASPFAIGEQRQTTESILAALQSVAPALEKFSPFDRQEIEQFSIASQLPSAARAALDVALHDWLGKKAGLPLWKMWGLNRDRIVPTSVTVGINTPEAAVGRVRDWVNYIDAKVLKVKLGNPEGIESDRAMFAAVRQAAPSAKISVDANGGWSLSDAVKMCEWLAEHGVVYVEQPLPPGQEESLLPLKQKSPLPIFVDESCFTSRDIPKLADRVDGINIKLMKSGGLSEAIRTIHTARSHHLQVMFGCYSDSSLANTALSHLSPLADYLDLDSHLNLIDDPFTGAIIENGCLRPNDLPGLGINRF, from the coding sequence ATGCAGATTCGCATTCAAACATTTACTGTCAACAAACGCTTTCCCTTAACTATCAGTCGCGGTACTACTGCTCAGACGACAAATGTGTGGGTGGAAATAGAGTCAGATGGTATTGTGGGTTGGGGAGAAGCTTCGCCTTTTGCGATTGGAGAACAACGTCAAACAACCGAGTCAATTTTAGCGGCATTGCAGTCAGTCGCACCAGCACTAGAAAAATTCAGTCCTTTCGATAGACAAGAAATAGAACAATTTTCGATCGCATCCCAACTTCCCTCGGCGGCGCGTGCGGCTTTGGATGTGGCGTTGCACGATTGGTTGGGGAAAAAGGCGGGTTTGCCTTTGTGGAAAATGTGGGGATTAAATCGCGATCGTATTGTTCCCACCTCTGTCACCGTCGGCATCAATACCCCCGAAGCTGCGGTTGGGCGCGTGCGCGATTGGGTTAATTATATAGATGCGAAAGTGCTAAAAGTGAAATTGGGAAATCCCGAAGGAATTGAAAGCGATCGCGCTATGTTCGCGGCTGTCAGACAAGCAGCACCATCTGCTAAAATCAGCGTCGATGCCAATGGCGGTTGGAGTTTGTCCGATGCGGTAAAAATGTGCGAATGGTTGGCGGAACATGGTGTGGTTTATGTGGAACAACCTCTGCCACCGGGACAGGAGGAAAGTTTGTTACCACTCAAACAGAAATCGCCTCTACCCATTTTTGTGGATGAAAGCTGCTTTACCAGTCGCGATATTCCCAAATTGGCCGATCGCGTCGATGGCATCAATATTAAATTGATGAAATCTGGCGGTTTGTCTGAAGCAATCCGCACGATCCACACAGCGCGATCGCATCATTTGCAGGTGATGTTCGGTTGCTATTCCGATAGCTCCCTGGCAAATACCGCCCTTTCCCATCTCTCCCCCCTCGCCGATTACCTGGATTTGGACAGTCATCTCAATTTGATCGACGATCCGTTCACAGGTGCTATCATTGAAAATGGCTGCCTGCGACCCAACGACCTACCCGGTTTGGGAATCAATCGATTTTAG
- a CDS encoding RRXRR domain-containing protein, translating to MRVPVLSASGQPLMPTKPSRARRWLKAAKAKVVYNDLGIFQVQLIECPKGERTQPIAVGIDPGKLYTGIGVGSAKFTLWLAHLQLPFKTVKERMEQRRMMRRGRRGRRIDRKISFDKRAHRQKRFDNRRQCKIPPSIRANRELELRVISELSSIYPPTDVVYEIVKAAGDKGFSPVMVGQKWQVKNLEKYGKVKQCEGWQTANTRCFLKLEKQKHSKGDAIPATHAVDGVALACQAFIRYGIVDRQTMGWIGEVRVTPAPFTVIRRPPICRRQLHLMIPSKGGIRRKYGGTVTRHGFRKGDLAIATQGSKTYQGWVSGDTEKQVSVSDRNWKRLGQFSKNKVRLVQRSTGLIVLPNRKLSNLMASNHQI from the coding sequence ATGCGAGTACCTGTATTATCTGCATCTGGGCAACCGCTAATGCCAACCAAGCCAAGTCGGGCAAGGCGATGGCTAAAAGCTGCTAAAGCCAAGGTTGTCTATAACGACCTCGGGATCTTCCAAGTCCAGTTAATTGAATGCCCGAAAGGTGAAAGAACGCAGCCAATTGCTGTTGGCATCGATCCGGGTAAACTCTACACGGGAATCGGCGTTGGGTCTGCTAAGTTTACTCTCTGGTTGGCACATCTCCAGTTGCCATTCAAAACAGTTAAAGAGCGGATGGAACAACGCCGAATGATGAGGAGAGGGCGTAGAGGTCGTCGAATCGACCGTAAGATTTCGTTCGACAAACGCGCACACCGCCAGAAGCGATTTGACAATCGCCGCCAATGCAAAATACCTCCTAGCATCAGAGCTAATCGCGAATTGGAATTGCGAGTAATTAGCGAGTTGTCATCAATTTACCCGCCTACCGATGTCGTTTACGAAATCGTAAAAGCAGCAGGCGACAAAGGATTTAGTCCTGTGATGGTCGGGCAAAAATGGCAGGTTAAAAACTTAGAAAAGTATGGGAAAGTCAAGCAATGCGAAGGCTGGCAGACGGCGAATACTCGCTGCTTTCTCAAATTAGAAAAACAGAAGCACTCCAAAGGGGATGCTATCCCAGCCACTCATGCAGTTGATGGCGTAGCATTAGCCTGCCAAGCCTTTATTCGGTATGGCATTGTCGATCGTCAAACAATGGGTTGGATAGGAGAGGTTCGCGTTACGCCAGCACCATTTACGGTGATTCGTCGCCCACCAATTTGCCGCCGTCAGTTGCACTTGATGATTCCGAGTAAAGGTGGTATTCGCCGCAAGTATGGCGGCACTGTTACCCGGCATGGTTTTAGAAAAGGCGATTTGGCAATCGCAACTCAAGGCAGCAAAACTTATCAGGGCTGGGTAAGCGGCGACACCGAAAAACAGGTTTCCGTTTCAGACCGAAACTGGAAACGGTTAGGTCAGTTCAGTAAAAACAAAGTCCGTTTGGTACAGCGAAGCACGGGTTTAATCGTGCTGCCAAACCGGAAATTATCAAATTTGATGGCATCGAACCATCAAATTTGA
- a CDS encoding DUF1611 domain-containing protein yields MLKPDQKLAILLHEGIRGIHGKTGLTLLRYSEAPIVAVIDKQCAGESLPKLTGINREVPIVASVEEALSYHPEVLAIGIAPSGGILPDIWFEEIKQAVASGLSVINGLHTRLATHPEIQGLVKENEWIWDVRQEPAGLRVGTAKARSLSCRRVLAVGTDMAVGKMSTCLELHHASLRRGMRSKFLATGQAGIMISGDGIPLDAVRVDFAAGAVEQLVMRFGEDFDILYIEGQGSLLHPGSTATLPLLRGSQPTHLILVHRAGQTHIRNLPHVVIPPLSEAIKLYEMVGSAGGAFGEVKVIAIALNTGHLDDVAAKDAIEQVKKETGLPCTDVVRFGGDLLVDAILN; encoded by the coding sequence ATGCTCAAACCCGACCAAAAACTAGCCATCTTGCTACACGAAGGAATTCGCGGCATTCACGGAAAAACCGGACTAACCTTGTTACGCTACAGCGAAGCGCCAATAGTAGCAGTAATAGATAAGCAATGCGCTGGGGAATCATTGCCAAAACTGACAGGAATTAATCGCGAAGTACCGATCGTTGCTTCTGTAGAAGAAGCACTTTCTTATCATCCCGAAGTATTGGCGATCGGCATAGCGCCTTCAGGTGGAATATTGCCAGATATCTGGTTTGAGGAAATCAAACAAGCAGTAGCATCTGGATTATCAGTCATCAATGGATTGCACACGCGACTGGCGACGCATCCAGAAATACAGGGATTAGTGAAAGAAAATGAATGGATTTGGGATGTGCGCCAGGAACCGGCTGGATTGAGAGTTGGGACTGCAAAAGCGCGATCGCTTTCCTGTCGCCGCGTCTTAGCAGTCGGTACGGATATGGCAGTCGGGAAAATGTCAACTTGTCTGGAATTACATCACGCTTCCTTGCGACGGGGAATGCGATCGAAATTTCTCGCCACCGGACAAGCGGGTATTATGATATCCGGTGATGGTATACCGCTAGATGCAGTGCGGGTAGATTTTGCAGCGGGTGCAGTCGAACAATTGGTGATGCGATTTGGAGAAGATTTCGACATCCTATATATAGAAGGACAAGGTTCGTTATTGCATCCAGGTTCCACAGCTACATTACCACTTTTGCGCGGTTCCCAACCAACACATTTAATATTAGTACATCGCGCCGGACAAACTCACATTCGCAATCTTCCTCATGTTGTAATTCCGCCTTTGTCGGAAGCGATTAAATTGTATGAGATGGTTGGTAGTGCTGGGGGTGCGTTTGGGGAAGTGAAAGTGATTGCGATCGCACTCAATACCGGACATTTAGATGATGTGGCGGCGAAGGATGCGATCGAACAAGTTAAGAAAGAAACGGGTTTACCTTGTACCGATGTGGTGAGGTTTGGCGGCGATTTGTTAGTAGATGCGATTTTGAATTGA
- a CDS encoding NfeD family protein, which produces MVSLFAPAQIEMFSEAVMGTVEKTISQNQPGRVKCLGSYWPARFYHSNCDVIVFIDEVVKVVGRQGITMLVVPVSSIKTD; this is translated from the coding sequence GTGGTTAGTTTATTTGCGCCTGCACAAATTGAGATGTTTTCAGAAGCGGTAATGGGAACGGTGGAGAAGACAATTTCTCAAAATCAGCCTGGAAGAGTTAAGTGTTTGGGGAGTTATTGGCCTGCTCGATTTTATCATTCTAATTGCGATGTTATTGTTTTTATCGATGAAGTTGTGAAAGTTGTTGGTAGACAGGGAATTACTATGCTTGTGGTTCCGGTAAGTTCAATTAAAACGGACTGA
- the surE gene encoding 5'/3'-nucleotidase SurE, producing MKLLISNDDGIFALGIRTLANALAEAGHDVSVVCPDRERSATGHGLTLHDPIRAEVVQSTFHPSIKAWACSGTPSDCVKLGLWALLDSPPDYVISGINQGSNLGTDILYSGTVSAAMEGVIEGIPGIAISLTSFACRDFAPAAQFACLLLEQLAQQPLPQLMLLNVNVPPVKWDAIAGVTITRQGVRRYFDVFEKRVDPRGKTYYWLTGELQEELEPKTQPHLPFDIPTDVKAIRDNYITITPLQYDLTSATGLNNLKELKFNFPAKGNED from the coding sequence ATGAAATTGCTTATAAGTAACGATGACGGTATTTTTGCGTTGGGTATCCGCACTTTAGCCAATGCTTTGGCAGAGGCGGGTCACGATGTCAGCGTGGTTTGTCCGGATCGAGAGCGATCGGCTACCGGACACGGTTTGACTCTGCACGACCCCATCCGCGCTGAAGTGGTACAATCGACTTTCCATCCTTCCATCAAGGCTTGGGCTTGTTCGGGTACTCCTTCCGACTGCGTGAAACTCGGATTGTGGGCATTGCTGGATAGCCCCCCCGATTATGTCATTTCCGGGATCAACCAAGGCTCGAATTTAGGCACGGATATCTTGTATTCGGGTACGGTTTCGGCGGCGATGGAAGGTGTGATTGAAGGTATTCCCGGTATCGCCATCAGTCTTACCAGTTTCGCTTGTCGAGATTTTGCACCGGCGGCTCAGTTTGCTTGTCTGCTGTTGGAACAATTAGCGCAGCAACCTTTACCGCAGTTGATGTTGCTGAATGTGAATGTACCGCCAGTTAAGTGGGATGCGATCGCAGGTGTTACCATCACCCGTCAAGGTGTGCGTCGTTATTTCGATGTGTTTGAAAAACGAGTCGATCCTCGCGGCAAAACTTATTACTGGTTGACAGGAGAGTTACAGGAGGAATTGGAACCTAAAACTCAGCCTCATCTGCCTTTCGATATTCCTACAGATGTTAAGGCAATTCGCGATAATTACATTACAATCACTCCTTTACAGTACGACCTCACTTCGGCTACCGGTCTCAATAATTTAAAGGAATTGAAGTTTAATTTTCCGGCCAAGGGGAATGAGGATTAG
- a CDS encoding four helix bundle protein gives MAKPDFEKLQVYRLAEKLGNEIWQIVTKWDEFEKNTLGRQIIIAADSIGANIAKGTAHDYKDNRDFVRIGKDCLDETRHCLRQAYKRSLLTIEDIDKLKEIIDELSVQLNAYLLYIENAVKQHPEDPD, from the coding sequence ATGGCAAAACCAGATTTCGAGAAATTACAAGTTTACCGACTCGCTGAAAAGCTGGGGAATGAGATTTGGCAAATTGTGACGAAATGGGATGAATTTGAGAAAAATACGCTGGGCAGACAAATTATTATTGCTGCGGACAGCATCGGTGCCAATATCGCTAAAGGTACAGCGCACGACTACAAAGACAATCGCGATTTTGTCAGGATAGGGAAAGATTGTCTCGACGAAACAAGACATTGCTTGAGACAAGCCTACAAACGTTCTCTCTTGACAATCGAGGATATCGATAAACTCAAAGAAATTATCGATGAACTGTCAGTACAACTCAACGCCTATCTATTATATATAGAGAATGCCGTTAAACAACACCCGGAAGATCCCGACTGA
- a CDS encoding DUF2283 domain-containing protein → MKITYDSEVDVMRIIFNNSPIEESDEEKPGLIVDYDKEGNIVGLEILDASKRMDNPRLVEYSIPK, encoded by the coding sequence ATGAAAATTACCTACGATTCTGAAGTAGATGTGATGAGAATCATTTTTAACAATTCTCCTATTGAAGAAAGCGACGAAGAAAAGCCTGGATTAATTGTTGATTATGACAAAGAAGGAAATATCGTGGGTTTAGAAATATTAGATGCTTCTAAACGAATGGATAATCCCCGTTTGGTTGAATATTCTATCCCGAAATAA